One part of the [Synechococcus] sp. NIES-970 genome encodes these proteins:
- a CDS encoding yrdC domain protein: MATILPKSTQVIAQIIAQLERGAVVILHTDMVYLLLANALNAEATNQIHELKGWNPRKPLTLLLTPAQVAKYSDLSNDAQTLVNQFPYPISLILSHRNNLPDAVTAGHREVFISCPDQFIYDLAAQAPFPIAAGTASLGSEMRANDAKTAATFFGNQVSLIVDGGKSKEQIRTTLIDCHLPLPTILNFGLISFDELREIIPHIELPSHLRK; the protein is encoded by the coding sequence ATGGCAACCATTCTGCCCAAATCGACCCAGGTGATCGCCCAAATCATCGCACAGTTAGAGCGAGGCGCAGTTGTCATTCTCCATACCGATATGGTTTATTTGTTGCTGGCCAATGCTCTCAACGCCGAAGCAACAAATCAGATTCACGAATTAAAAGGCTGGAATCCCCGTAAACCTCTGACCTTACTGTTGACCCCGGCCCAAGTAGCGAAATATAGCGATCTGAGCAATGATGCTCAAACACTGGTCAATCAGTTTCCTTACCCGATTAGTCTGATTCTATCTCATCGCAATAACCTGCCCGATGCAGTAACAGCTGGACATCGTGAAGTATTTATTTCTTGTCCCGACCAATTCATTTATGATCTCGCCGCCCAAGCCCCCTTTCCCATCGCAGCGGGGACTGCCAGCTTAGGCAGCGAGATGCGGGCCAACGACGCGAAGACAGCCGCGACCTTTTTTGGCAATCAAGTGTCCTTAATCGTAGATGGCGGCAAATCAAAAGAGCAAATTCGCACGACCCTCATTGATTGTCATTTACCCTTACCGACGATCTTAAATTTTGGTCTGATTTCCTTTGATGAATTGCGAGAAATTATCCCCCACATTGAATTGCCATCTCATCTGCGTAAATAG
- the aroE gene encoding shikimate dehydrogenase, giving the protein MMKILGTTKLLGVIGDPVKHSFSPLMHNAAIAQLGVDYVYLAFPVVAADLKTALDGFWAIDLQGFSITIPHKQAIMAHLEAIAPEAQLVGAVNTVWRTDTGWQGTNTDVAGFVAPLKAMDRDWSNVTPVILGNGGAARAVVVGCHQLGCPQIHVLGRDPEKLAQFSASWQNTPLAGKVQTHLWGDRQRLIPQAQLLINSTPIGMAPRVDASPVTEELMATLPSGAIAYDLIYTPSPTRFLQQAQAQGAQIIDGSEMLVQQGAIALEKWLGQAVPVGIMRQALLDHLF; this is encoded by the coding sequence ATGATGAAAATTCTTGGCACCACTAAACTCCTCGGCGTAATTGGCGATCCTGTGAAACATTCTTTTTCGCCCCTGATGCACAACGCGGCGATCGCCCAACTGGGGGTGGACTATGTTTATCTCGCCTTTCCGGTGGTGGCGGCAGATCTAAAAACCGCCCTAGACGGCTTTTGGGCGATTGATTTACAGGGCTTTAGCATTACGATTCCCCACAAACAGGCGATCATGGCCCACCTGGAGGCGATCGCCCCGGAAGCGCAATTGGTGGGGGCCGTGAATACTGTTTGGCGCACAGACACCGGTTGGCAGGGAACCAATACCGATGTGGCCGGCTTTGTCGCGCCCTTGAAAGCCATGGACCGGGACTGGTCGAATGTCACCCCGGTGATCCTCGGCAATGGCGGTGCAGCCCGGGCGGTGGTGGTCGGCTGCCATCAACTGGGTTGCCCACAAATCCATGTGTTAGGCCGCGATCCTGAAAAATTGGCCCAATTTAGCGCCAGTTGGCAAAATACACCCCTCGCCGGCAAGGTACAAACCCATCTTTGGGGCGATCGCCAACGGCTGATTCCCCAGGCCCAACTCTTGATCAATTCCACCCCCATCGGCATGGCACCTCGGGTAGATGCCTCCCCGGTTACAGAGGAGCTGATGGCGACTTTACCCAGCGGGGCGATCGCCTACGATTTGATCTATACCCCCTCCCCGACTCGCTTTCTCCAACAGGCCCAGGCCCAGGGCGCACAAATTATCGACGGTAGCGAAATGTTGGTGCAACAGGGGGCGATCGCCCTAGAAAAATGGCTCGGCCAAGCGGTTCCCGTCGGGATCATGCGCCAAGCACTTTTAGATCACCTCTTTTAA
- a CDS encoding hypothetical protein (conserved hypothetical protein), with product MMPVKSLIRLLSLCCVCALCLVGCVDYDVEIAFDHQHHGEIHQHLRLGDEFTNFNQQEAKHWLCSLEKRAKDLHGATQRVSSQELDVRIPFNNGADLVSKFNDFFNPEGQNLQATDLDLVQLKSAIALEQKNWLLFERNRATLDVDLRALGVLSQRGSLMLSPGSLLDLDIGLKTPLGARVVNRDAAPSPVTRNEGDRLIWTLQPGQLNHLEVAFWVPSWVGLGTAGIIGLLFLGYYLKYRRLPV from the coding sequence ATGATGCCTGTGAAATCTTTGATCCGCTTGCTGAGTCTCTGTTGTGTTTGTGCCCTCTGCCTGGTTGGTTGTGTGGACTATGATGTGGAGATCGCCTTCGACCACCAGCACCATGGGGAAATTCATCAGCATCTACGGTTGGGGGATGAATTTACCAACTTCAACCAACAGGAAGCCAAACACTGGCTTTGTAGTCTCGAAAAGCGAGCGAAGGATCTCCATGGGGCAACCCAACGCGTTTCTTCACAGGAACTCGATGTGCGGATTCCGTTTAACAATGGGGCGGATCTCGTCAGCAAGTTCAATGATTTTTTTAATCCAGAGGGGCAAAATCTCCAGGCTACGGATCTCGATTTAGTACAACTCAAATCGGCGATCGCCCTTGAGCAAAAAAATTGGCTTTTGTTTGAACGGAACCGGGCCACCCTAGATGTGGATTTACGTGCGCTGGGGGTGCTTTCCCAACGGGGCAGCCTGATGCTCAGCCCGGGTTCCCTCTTGGATTTGGACATCGGTTTGAAAACGCCCCTAGGGGCGAGGGTGGTCAATCGTGATGCAGCCCCATCCCCTGTCACGCGTAACGAGGGCGATCGCCTGATTTGGACTTTACAACCGGGGCAGTTAAATCATTTAGAGGTGGCTTTTTGGGTTCCCAGTTGGGTTGGCCTCGGCACTGCAGGGATTATCGGTCTATTATTTCTGGGCTATTACCTAAAATATCGCCGTTTGCCGGTGTAA
- a CDS encoding ABC 3 transport family protein, protein MTLLGDWLIAPLQYGFLVKAIWVSAFVGLVCAVLSCYITLKGWSLMGDAVSHAVVPGVVVAYALNIPFAIGAFLFGFGATVAIGYVTAKTRLKEDAVIGVIFTGFFAFGLVLITKIPSNIDLFHILFGNVLGISQGDIIQTLIAGTLTLVIILLRRKDLLLFCFDPNHAKAIGLNTQLMYYTLLSVLALTIVTALQTAGIILVIAMLVTPGSIAYLLTDRFDKMLWIAVASSVLSCVFGTYLSYHLDISTGGAIVVLLTALFVLAMFLGPKHGVLAQGKPNTLEANH, encoded by the coding sequence ATGACGCTTTTGGGAGATTGGTTGATCGCGCCTTTGCAGTATGGCTTTTTAGTAAAAGCGATTTGGGTGAGTGCCTTTGTGGGTCTAGTCTGTGCAGTGTTGTCTTGCTATATCACTCTCAAAGGTTGGTCATTGATGGGGGATGCCGTGTCCCACGCCGTTGTACCAGGGGTGGTGGTGGCCTATGCCCTAAATATTCCCTTTGCGATTGGTGCTTTTTTGTTTGGGTTTGGGGCAACGGTGGCGATCGGCTATGTCACTGCAAAAACACGCCTTAAGGAAGATGCCGTTATTGGGGTCATTTTTACGGGTTTTTTTGCTTTTGGTTTGGTCTTGATCACAAAAATCCCCAGCAATATCGATCTATTTCATATTCTCTTTGGTAACGTGTTGGGCATTTCCCAGGGGGATATTATCCAAACCCTGATCGCTGGCACGTTAACCCTTGTGATTATTCTGCTGCGCCGCAAAGATCTATTGCTCTTTTGTTTTGACCCAAATCACGCTAAGGCGATCGGTTTGAATACTCAGCTCATGTACTACACACTCCTGTCGGTGCTGGCCTTGACCATTGTGACTGCCTTGCAAACGGCGGGAATTATTTTGGTGATCGCGATGTTGGTGACCCCGGGATCGATCGCCTATTTACTGACAGACCGCTTTGATAAAATGCTCTGGATTGCCGTAGCCAGTAGTGTGCTCTCCTGTGTTTTTGGCACATATCTCAGTTATCACCTCGATATTTCTACCGGTGGGGCGATCGTTGTGCTGCTAACGGCCTTATTTGTGTTGGCAATGTTTTTGGGGCCGAAGCATGGTGTGCTTGCCCAGGGGAAACCCAATACTCTTGAGGCAAATCATTAG
- a CDS encoding ATP-binding protein of ABC transporter, translating into MVAAQAEPLIELRGISKAFGSNVILDNIDLSIYRGEALVIIGPSGTGKSTILRIIAGLLAADEGEIYVNSVQRRGLIEDGNDPIGISMVFQQAALFDSLTVAENVGFLLYQHSRLSHKKIRELVEERLDMVGLSGVGDRYPAQLSGGMRKRVSFARAIMANPDNPKDNPEIILYDEPTAGLDPIASTVIEDLVRHLQHMQGVCGTYVMVSHQDSTIRRTADRVIFLYDGKIQWTGTVPEIDQTDNPLVRQFFDAAVEGPIKVIG; encoded by the coding sequence ATGGTTGCCGCCCAAGCCGAACCTTTGATCGAACTCCGAGGAATCTCTAAAGCCTTTGGGTCGAATGTGATCCTCGATAACATTGACCTCAGCATCTATCGGGGGGAAGCCCTGGTGATCATTGGCCCTTCTGGTACCGGAAAATCGACAATCCTACGAATCATTGCAGGGCTCCTGGCCGCCGATGAGGGTGAAATCTATGTCAATAGCGTCCAACGCCGGGGCCTTATTGAAGATGGCAATGACCCCATTGGCATCAGCATGGTTTTCCAGCAGGCGGCCCTGTTTGATTCTTTGACAGTGGCGGAAAATGTTGGCTTTTTGCTCTATCAGCATTCCCGACTTTCCCACAAAAAAATTCGCGAACTGGTGGAAGAACGTTTGGATATGGTGGGCCTTTCTGGGGTAGGCGATCGCTATCCGGCGCAGTTGTCGGGGGGGATGCGCAAACGGGTGAGCTTTGCCCGGGCGATCATGGCCAATCCCGACAATCCCAAGGACAATCCCGAAATTATTTTGTACGATGAACCCACCGCTGGCCTTGACCCGATCGCCTCAACGGTGATCGAAGATTTGGTGCGTCACCTCCAACATATGCAGGGGGTTTGCGGCACCTATGTGATGGTCAGCCACCAGGACAGTACTATCCGTCGCACCGCTGACCGGGTCATTTTCTTATATGACGGTAAAATTCAATGGACCGGCACAGTACCAGAAATTGATCAAACCGATAATCCCCTGGTGCGCCAATTTTTTGATGCTGCGGTGGAAGGCCCGATCAAAGTCATCGGCTAA
- the mntC gene encoding Mn transporter MntC, whose amino-acid sequence MFQRDRLILFSLCGGLWLATGCTQEATLTPIPTAESGTETARQTQERKRVLTTFSVLADMAQNVAGDRLVVESITRIGAEIHGYEPTPSDLVRAQDADLLLYNGMNLERWFEPFLGNLRDVPAVTLTEGITPIPIAAGPYANLPNPHAWMSPRNALVYVENIRQAFIELDPENAAVYTANAQAYSEKIQAIADQLEQELAPLPEAQRYLVTCEGAFSYLARDYNLQEVYLWPINAEQQSTPRQIQQVIEAVRNNNIPAVFCESTVNDTSQREVARTTGAFFGGNLYVDSLSTPDGPVPTFLDLLKYDAQAIAKGLLTQTSAPDPNP is encoded by the coding sequence ATGTTTCAGCGCGATCGCCTGATTCTTTTCAGCCTGTGTGGTGGGCTATGGCTTGCGACAGGCTGTACCCAAGAAGCAACGCTGACCCCTATACCAACGGCCGAATCAGGGACTGAGACCGCCCGCCAAACTCAAGAAAGAAAGCGTGTGCTGACGACTTTTAGCGTGTTGGCAGATATGGCCCAAAATGTGGCAGGCGATCGCCTGGTGGTGGAATCCATTACGCGCATTGGCGCAGAAATTCATGGTTATGAGCCAACCCCAAGTGATCTGGTGCGTGCCCAGGATGCTGATTTATTGCTCTACAACGGCATGAACTTAGAGCGCTGGTTTGAACCTTTCTTGGGCAATTTGCGTGATGTCCCAGCTGTGACATTAACTGAGGGCATTACCCCAATTCCGATCGCCGCTGGCCCCTATGCCAATCTACCGAATCCCCATGCTTGGATGTCGCCACGGAATGCCTTGGTCTATGTGGAAAATATCCGCCAGGCCTTTATTGAACTCGACCCAGAAAATGCCGCTGTCTACACGGCCAATGCCCAGGCCTATAGTGAAAAAATTCAGGCGATCGCCGACCAACTAGAACAAGAGCTTGCCCCCCTGCCCGAAGCCCAGCGGTACCTGGTGACCTGTGAGGGCGCCTTTTCTTATTTAGCCCGGGATTACAACCTGCAAGAAGTCTATCTATGGCCCATCAACGCCGAACAACAATCCACCCCCAGACAAATTCAACAGGTTATTGAAGCAGTGAGAAATAACAATATTCCCGCTGTATTTTGTGAAAGTACGGTCAACGATACCAGTCAACGGGAAGTGGCCCGCACCACCGGGGCTTTTTTTGGCGGTAATCTCTATGTGGATTCCCTCTCTACCCCCGATGGGCCAGTCCCCACGTTTCTCGACCTCCTCAAATACGATGCCCAGGCGATCGCCAAGGGTTTACTAACCCAAACTAGTGCCCCAGATCCAAACCCTTAA
- a CDS encoding hypothetical protein (conserved hypothetical protein) translates to MRSRTLKEGSLGLFIFAGLSLLGVVLIWLTGATLGRRTYSVTVRFENANAMQEGATVRYRGLEVGRITAVEPSSNGVNITIEIQTPDLVMPRDVVIEANQGGLIGETSIEIIPQSQLTQTQMALSPFASDCNDQGAILCDGTTLDGVIGVSFDQVLRNTAQFSELYGDPEFVEIVRTLATNSSAAAEQITLLTEELTLLSREVRGEVDSFAENTQKITDATVTTSGQLNRTLTEVNALTGNFNSLVVENRQALVGTLNSIGRTSDQMQQTLAAVNTTLNSVNQGLTATDTQELLDNLAVLTTNAAIASENLKDVSTALNDPTNILTLQKTLDAARVTFENTQKITADLDELTGDPQFRKNLIDLINGLSQLVSSTEQLQQQVQVASRVEQGQPLADSPRQISLRTNPRDAL, encoded by the coding sequence ATGCGATCGCGTACCCTCAAAGAAGGCTCCCTTGGCTTATTCATTTTTGCTGGTCTGTCCCTGCTCGGTGTTGTTCTCATCTGGCTAACGGGGGCAACCCTCGGGCGGCGCACCTATTCTGTCACTGTCCGCTTCGAAAATGCCAACGCGATGCAAGAAGGAGCGACAGTCCGCTATCGGGGCCTAGAAGTCGGACGCATCACCGCGGTTGAACCTTCTAGCAATGGTGTGAATATCACTATCGAAATTCAAACGCCTGACTTGGTGATGCCTCGGGATGTGGTGATTGAAGCAAACCAAGGGGGCTTAATTGGCGAGACTTCCATTGAAATTATTCCCCAAAGCCAACTTACGCAAACCCAGATGGCGTTGAGTCCTTTTGCGTCAGACTGTAATGACCAGGGGGCGATTCTCTGTGATGGAACAACCCTAGATGGGGTGATTGGGGTCAGCTTTGACCAAGTATTGCGGAACACAGCCCAGTTTAGTGAACTTTATGGGGACCCAGAATTTGTTGAAATTGTGCGTACCTTGGCGACAAATTCTAGTGCGGCGGCGGAACAAATTACCCTCTTAACCGAGGAACTGACACTTCTATCTCGGGAAGTCCGGGGCGAGGTTGATAGTTTTGCGGAAAATACCCAGAAAATTACCGATGCGACAGTCACGACCTCTGGTCAACTCAATCGCACCCTCACCGAGGTCAATGCCTTGACGGGGAATTTTAACAGCCTGGTGGTAGAAAATCGCCAAGCCCTGGTAGGAACCCTCAATAGCATCGGCCGCACCAGTGACCAGATGCAACAGACCTTAGCTGCGGTGAATACAACCCTAAATTCAGTCAACCAGGGCCTTACGGCCACCGACACCCAAGAACTATTGGATAACTTGGCTGTACTAACAACGAATGCCGCGATCGCCTCTGAAAATCTCAAAGATGTGTCCACGGCGTTAAACGACCCAACCAATATCCTGACGCTCCAAAAAACCTTGGATGCGGCACGTGTCACCTTTGAAAATACCCAGAAAATTACCGCCGACTTGGATGAGCTAACCGGAGACCCCCAGTTCCGGAAAAATTTAATCGATCTCATTAATGGATTGAGTCAATTGGTTTCGTCGACGGAACAACTCCAACAGCAAGTGCAGGTAGCCAGCCGTGTTGAACAAGGTCAACCGCTTGCCGATTCTCCGCGACAGATATCATTGCGCACCAATCCTCGAGATGCACTTTAA
- the mntA gene encoding manganese transport system ATP-binding protein MntA — MMTTTPSCDITVDNLNITYNSSRLALYNASCRVEPGTITALVGPNGGGKSTLFKAIMGFLTPTSGRIRVAGTAIAKAQKRQLMAYVPQADEVDWDFPVSVFDVVMMGRYGYMNLLRIPRPRDRRIVMESLERVGMVHLRDRQIGELSGGQKKRAFLARALAQEGKILLLDEPFTGVDVKTEKQIIDLLLQLRHEGHTILVSTHDLGSISTFCDRTILLNRTILATGTTAETFTEENLVMTFGGLPLTGLRAYQVENCPESACQSSHNPEVEG, encoded by the coding sequence ATGATGACCACCACACCATCCTGCGACATCACCGTTGACAATCTCAACATCACCTACAATTCCTCCCGGTTGGCCCTTTACAACGCCAGTTGCCGGGTCGAGCCGGGGACGATCACAGCCCTTGTGGGCCCCAATGGTGGGGGGAAATCGACTCTCTTTAAAGCCATTATGGGATTTCTCACCCCCACCAGCGGCAGGATAAGGGTCGCGGGGACGGCGATCGCGAAAGCGCAAAAACGACAACTGATGGCCTACGTCCCCCAAGCCGATGAAGTGGATTGGGATTTTCCGGTAAGTGTCTTTGATGTGGTGATGATGGGTCGCTATGGTTATATGAACCTACTGCGGATCCCCCGTCCTAGGGACCGCCGCATTGTCATGGAAAGCCTCGAACGGGTCGGTATGGTGCACCTGCGCGATCGCCAGATTGGGGAACTCTCTGGGGGCCAAAAAAAACGCGCCTTTCTCGCCCGGGCCCTGGCCCAGGAAGGGAAAATTCTCTTACTGGATGAACCCTTTACGGGGGTCGATGTCAAAACGGAAAAACAAATTATTGATCTCCTCCTACAGCTCCGGCACGAAGGCCACACAATCCTTGTTTCAACCCATGACCTCGGTTCCATTTCAACATTTTGCGATCGCACTATTTTGTTAAACCGCACAATTCTGGCAACGGGGACCACCGCTGAAACCTTTACCGAAGAAAATTTAGTCATGACCTTTGGGGGCTTACCACTCACTGGCCTCAGGGCATACCAGGTGGAAAACTGCCCCGAATCAGCCTGCCAAAGTAGCCATAACCCAGAGGTAGAAGGATGA